Below is a window of Fulvitalea axinellae DNA.
CCTATCGGCGTAGCCACGCAAGGCGGAAAAAGGATGGAACACTTGATGACTGTCAATACCAATATCAAGGCCGATTACAAAATAATAGACGATCTGATATTGACAGCGCAAGCGGGCCTTAACTACACGAACAAATACGCCAACTCGTATTCCAGACGTTGGTTGGCCGCTACCAACGCCGCCGGCGACCGCACCAAGCAACACCCGAACGCCAAAGGAGAAAACCGGGTGGACAAAAGCGACAACCGGAGCGTTTACTCAAACTATACCACTTACCTGAACTATAAGAAAACTATTGCCGGCGACCATAAATTCAACCTTATGGCCGGAGCCAGCAAGGAGACTTTTCGTTATGACGGATTTAGCGCTTGGCGTCTGAATACTCTTTCCGATGAATTGCACCACCTGAAATTGGGCGATCCGGAAAAACAATTCAACAACGCAAGCACTACGGAGTGGGCTTTGGCCTCGGTATTCGGCCGTTTCGATTACAATTACAAAGACCGCTACTACTTGGAAGTCCAGTACCGGAACGACGGCAGTTCGAGATTTGTGAAAGATACCCGCTGGAAAGGTTTCAGCAGTTATCTGTTGGGTTGGACCATCACCAACGAGAGTTTTATGAGCGGACAAAAACTGTTCGACTTTTTGAAGCTGAAAGCCTCGTACGGTAATTCCGGAAACCAAGCGGGCATCGGTTTGTACGACTATGTTACGATGATCAACCAGGCGGGTTCCTATCCTTTCGGAATCGGCGGAAGCCAAACTCCGGCATTTACATCCGGCGCTATGGTCAGCCTGAACAGGACTTGGGAAAAAGTGAATATCCAGAACTTGGGTATTGAGTTCAAAATGCTGAATAACCGATTGTCGGGCTCTTTCGATGTTTACAAAAAAGTAAACGAGAACATGCTGATAGCGGTAACCTACCCGACCATTTTGGGCGCGGCCGCACCGAAGACTAACAGCGGTGAGCTGGAAGTGAAAGGTTTTGAGGCGGTACTGAAGTGGCAAGACAAAATCGGGACTTTCAGCTACTTTGTGGAGGCTACGCTTAGCGATTCCAAAAACAAGCTTATCGATTTGGCCGGTGCCGACACTTACGGAGCGGGAACGGTTAAAGCCCGCGAAGGCTATCCGATCAATACGGTGTTCGGCTACGAAAGTGACGGATTTATCCGGACGGAAGAAGAGCTTAAGGAATACAAAAAGATGGAGGGCGTACAGCAAGACATCCGCATAGGCGATATGAAATACAAAGACCTGGACGGAGACGGCAAGTTGAACCCTTATGGCGACAACGGTGGCGACCTCAAAGTGCTTGGCGACTGGAATGACCGTTACCTGTACGGCCTGCGTTTGGGCGGTAAGTTCCGCAATTTCGACTTTTCATGCTTTTTCCAAGGCGTAGGCAAAAAGCTGACGGCCCTGAACGGCTCGCTCAGACCAATGGCCGCGTGGTGGGACCAGCCATATGCGCTGATGTACCACAACACATGGCACGAGACCAGAACGGACGCCGATTATCCGAAAATGAGTACGAGAGGCAGTGTCAACGGATGGAACTATCGTGTTAGCGACAATACGGTGGAATCGTACGGTTATGTCCGCCTGAAGAACTTGCAGGTTGGATACACGCTGAACTCGGGCCGGTTTATCAAGGCCACGGGCTTAAAATCCCTGAGGGTTTACGTCACTGGTAACGATTTGTGGGAGTCTTCCCCATTGCCTGAGAATTTTGACCCGGAAAAGGGCCTTTACCACGGGTTCTATCCATTTGCCAGATATATGGGAGGCGGTATTGACATCACTTTTTAACGCGATAACATGAAGCATCTAAATAAAATATTGTGGGCCGTGGTCATGTTGTTGACTGCGTCTTGCCTTGATAGGTTTCCCGAAGACCAGATTTCAGAGGAGAGCTTTTTCAAAAGTCCCAAAGATTTCGAGTTGTTCACGAATTCCTTTTACGGAGCGCTTCCCACTTACAATACCAATGACTTAATGTCTGATTTGGTAAGGGCGGGAGGCCCAAATGCGGTAAGTAACGGCACGAACATAGCCGTGGAATCCGACGGAACTTGGAACAATTCCTACGCCCAAATCCGGAAATGCAATTATTTGCTGAACAAGGCGGAAGGCTTCGCCGATCAGGAATCGATAAAGCAGGCCGTGGGCACGACGAAGTTTTTCAGGGCCTTGGCCTATTTTAACCTTATGAAGAAATTCGGGGGTGTACCTATCGTTAAGGCCGTTCTCGATATTGATTCGGAGGAACTCAAAGCTCCGAGAAACAGCCGGCAGGAAGTTCTTGATCTGGTTATTGCGGATTTGAATGAGGCGATAAAGGCTT
It encodes the following:
- a CDS encoding SusC/RagA family TonB-linked outer membrane protein, with product MFFICVSGASASEDNSSAKERQYTFKELFALIEDNSSFVVVFDKADINLSEKIKFDGTKRPIRKIIEEVFSKRSDIGYTIYNNQIIIRKKTVKETVPKKAPQQQTKKKLPGIVKGKDGEPLIGVSVAEKGTSNGTITNVEGRFSLNVSLPTTLVFSYVGYMPKEIEVKGQATLEVSLTPNVKELEEVVVVGYGNKSSKSLTGAVNVVSASVIEKQTSTNIVSALQGTIPGVAVSRTGGAPGEEGYKFNIRGVSSLNASDPLVIIDGIPGSLEQLDLINPSDIKDITILKDAAAAIYGARAAGGVMLVTTKSGTGASKVTVNSRFMLKTPALIPDRVSTLQHFEMANEAYANDGIANSPFAKYSGIPLDGRWVEGPFPDTPNIKMIDNDWTDILWGSSWSQQHGITYSGTTDKTKYSLSVGYLKDEGMLNYGTNFSERYNARLNYEFKIGERLTLTPIVGLSYKKTERPNNLGSVYRTSLMPYSSVPKYADNGLPFDFGGFASPIGVATQGGKRMEHLMTVNTNIKADYKIIDDLILTAQAGLNYTNKYANSYSRRWLAATNAAGDRTKQHPNAKGENRVDKSDNRSVYSNYTTYLNYKKTIAGDHKFNLMAGASKETFRYDGFSAWRLNTLSDELHHLKLGDPEKQFNNASTTEWALASVFGRFDYNYKDRYYLEVQYRNDGSSRFVKDTRWKGFSSYLLGWTITNESFMSGQKLFDFLKLKASYGNSGNQAGIGLYDYVTMINQAGSYPFGIGGSQTPAFTSGAMVSLNRTWEKVNIQNLGIEFKMLNNRLSGSFDVYKKVNENMLIAVTYPTILGAAAPKTNSGELEVKGFEAVLKWQDKIGTFSYFVEATLSDSKNKLIDLAGADTYGAGTVKAREGYPINTVFGYESDGFIRTEEELKEYKKMEGVQQDIRIGDMKYKDLDGDGKLNPYGDNGGDLKVLGDWNDRYLYGLRLGGKFRNFDFSCFFQGVGKKLTALNGSLRPMAAWWDQPYALMYHNTWHETRTDADYPKMSTRGSVNGWNYRVSDNTVESYGYVRLKNLQVGYTLNSGRFIKATGLKSLRVYVTGNDLWESSPLPENFDPEKGLYHGFYPFARYMGGGIDITF